The following proteins are encoded in a genomic region of Lactiplantibacillus plantarum:
- a CDS encoding PTS transporter subunit EIIC, which yields MAEDKYTRIANAIYAHVGGPQNIEKLIHCMTRVRMTIRDYSLVDMDGLKAIDGVMGVVQEDTLQVIVGPGTVDKVADVMVKQVGVGLGEPFPDPSTFTSDATATKSEHQRDKEMVEAKAKEVHAAQKAKIKQTPVRKVLSAISSIFIPLIPVFVGAGLISGIASILSNMMLAGDISKSWTDFITVLKVINSGLFSYLVIYVGINSATVFGATAGLGGVIGAVTLLTGVTPQAPIHNIFNGQALSAGQGGIIGVIFAVWVLAIVEKWLHKVIPDSIDIIITPTIALLVVGVFTIFLVMPIAGVISNSLVGAIEWILNVGGAISGFVLGLLFLPMVMFGLHQILTPIHIEMINKLGMTPLLPILAMAGAGQVGAALALWIRCRNNKQLSNMIKGALPVGVLGVGEPLIYGVTLPLGRPFITACIGGGIGGAVIGGLGNIGATAIGPSGVALIPLIANGHWLGYVIGLLAAYAGGFVATYFFGIPSSAKIAKDKEGHVIEA from the coding sequence ATGGCTGAAGATAAGTATACTCGGATTGCAAATGCTATCTATGCGCATGTAGGTGGGCCACAGAATATTGAGAAGTTGATTCATTGCATGACACGTGTTCGGATGACAATTCGCGATTACTCATTAGTTGATATGGATGGATTAAAGGCTATTGATGGCGTGATGGGAGTTGTCCAAGAAGATACCTTACAGGTTATTGTTGGCCCTGGAACTGTTGATAAGGTTGCAGACGTAATGGTTAAGCAAGTTGGGGTTGGACTCGGGGAGCCATTTCCTGATCCTAGCACGTTTACTAGTGATGCAACGGCTACTAAGTCTGAACATCAACGTGACAAGGAAATGGTTGAAGCGAAGGCTAAGGAAGTTCACGCTGCCCAAAAAGCTAAAATCAAACAAACACCAGTTCGTAAAGTGTTGAGTGCCATTTCTAGTATTTTTATTCCATTAATTCCGGTGTTTGTTGGTGCTGGGTTAATATCTGGGATTGCTTCAATTCTTTCTAACATGATGTTAGCAGGAGACATTAGTAAGAGCTGGACAGATTTTATAACAGTATTAAAAGTAATTAATAGTGGACTGTTCTCATACTTAGTTATTTATGTTGGTATTAATAGTGCAACGGTTTTTGGGGCTACCGCTGGATTAGGCGGCGTGATTGGGGCCGTTACGTTGTTAACAGGTGTGACACCGCAAGCACCAATCCACAACATCTTCAATGGACAAGCGTTGTCTGCTGGTCAAGGTGGGATTATTGGGGTTATCTTTGCTGTTTGGGTATTGGCGATTGTTGAAAAATGGCTACACAAGGTTATTCCAGATTCAATTGATATCATTATTACACCAACTATTGCGTTATTGGTTGTTGGGGTCTTTACAATCTTCTTAGTTATGCCGATTGCTGGTGTTATTTCGAATAGCTTAGTCGGTGCGATTGAATGGATCCTGAATGTTGGTGGCGCTATTTCTGGGTTTGTCCTAGGTTTACTCTTCTTACCAATGGTTATGTTTGGATTACATCAAATTTTGACACCAATTCATATTGAAATGATTAATAAATTAGGAATGACACCACTTCTACCAATTTTAGCAATGGCTGGAGCCGGTCAAGTTGGCGCAGCACTGGCTTTATGGATTCGGTGTCGCAATAACAAGCAACTATCAAATATGATTAAAGGTGCTTTACCGGTTGGTGTGTTAGGTGTTGGTGAACCATTAATCTATGGAGTAACCTTGCCGCTTGGCCGACCATTTATTACTGCATGTATTGGTGGTGGTATTGGAGGTGCCGTTATTGGTGGTCTAGGAAATATTGGTGCAACTGCAATCGGTCCTTCTGGCGTGGCTTTGATACCATTGATTGCTAACGGTCATTGGTTAGGTTACGTGATTGGATTATTAGCAGCCTATGCTGGTGGGTTTGTTGCGACCTACTTCTTTGGAATCCCAAGTAGTGCTAAAATTGCTAAAGATAAGGAAGGCCATGTTATCGAGGCATAG
- a CDS encoding PTS sugar transporter subunit IIA: MFGFKKKPVSLDLKAIASGKMVPITQVPDEVFAQKMMGDGFAIEPTQGTITAPADGEIKTLADTKHAVMMTTSDGLELLLHLGLDTVELDGKPFDALIKIGDKVKAGTPLVTMDLEAIRAAGKKATVITVVTNMDKVANIEVNSTENVTAMDTVAKITLS, translated from the coding sequence TTGTTTGGGTTTAAGAAAAAGCCAGTGAGTCTTGATTTAAAGGCGATTGCAAGTGGGAAAATGGTTCCCATTACGCAGGTCCCCGATGAGGTTTTTGCACAGAAAATGATGGGTGATGGTTTTGCTATTGAGCCAACGCAAGGTACTATTACGGCACCCGCTGACGGTGAAATTAAGACACTTGCCGATACAAAACATGCAGTGATGATGACAACTTCAGATGGATTGGAGCTGTTGTTACATCTTGGATTAGATACGGTCGAATTAGATGGAAAACCATTTGATGCCCTAATCAAGATTGGTGACAAAGTCAAAGCGGGAACGCCACTAGTAACTATGGATCTCGAAGCGATTCGTGCTGCTGGTAAAAAAGCAACAGTCATTACAGTTGTGACTAATATGGACAAAGTGGCGAACATAGAAGTTAATTCGACGGAAAATGTGACGGCGATGGATACAGTAGCGAAGATTACGCTAAGCTAG
- a CDS encoding PTS fructose transporter subunit IIA encodes MAMFTINNMNMSLEGHTQAEILVSLAELATSLNLVVDRDSLVKDYQEREQESTTGFGNGIAIPHAKSNNVKTAAILFGRSTTDIEWQSLDGKPVNTFISLLVPANEGDVHLKLLAQLSRKLVHQDFVEILKRGDTREVLEIINQAIS; translated from the coding sequence ATGGCAATGTTTACAATTAATAATATGAATATGAGCTTGGAAGGACATACGCAAGCAGAAATTTTAGTTAGTCTAGCGGAGTTAGCCACGTCACTGAATTTAGTTGTTGATCGTGACTCTTTAGTGAAAGATTATCAGGAGCGTGAGCAAGAATCAACTACTGGATTTGGTAATGGTATTGCAATACCACATGCAAAATCAAATAATGTTAAAACTGCAGCTATTTTATTCGGTCGTAGTACTACTGATATTGAATGGCAGTCGTTAGACGGTAAACCCGTCAATACGTTTATTAGTTTGCTTGTGCCCGCAAATGAAGGCGATGTGCACTTAAAACTGTTAGCGCAGTTAAGTCGAAAATTAGTGCATCAAGATTTTGTAGAGATTTTAAAACGAGGGGATACACGAGAAGTTTTGGAAATTATTAATCAAGCAATCAGTTAG
- a CDS encoding putative frv operon regulatory protein has product MLNSRELRIILLLQEHDLSGEDLAALLETSRRTVVRDIARINGLLRSESIGSIESVKKYHLLVLNRANLNRLLTQSNHESVLVLLNLLVSPNITMGELIERTFMSRQSIMNCIEKINRQYAKILKIRLRPRIGISVSVNHISKIDILAALISDDHQLVEKRFKLINQSEDLARIRMIVKQQIPEKMFDYLTDSQLSAQIMACTLISKDNTVIMKSTLYKVLLKSGVPHLQSATLAVFFDAKKQLLNHMTIRQVQLAVRATRSRYTLAAFNHSFVNEIFKHLCRSAMFPTIAPASLSEQISYLKVQNPFAFDFAFDLSKKLQQCFESVQIDDEYIALYVLHAIESPTARNVRTLMYATQQSVANINKMIITQKISNIDIEMVFSKEQLESRLNYINYNLVIGNGVHPNDLQLPINFDSTFNGVISLDELEHLKSLSSESYIQKNLSSFLPKSHFYHAPTKYINVNQTLKAGLTNFAEQGLLTNDQSKALLAREAAGNQLVLNHVSLPHASTELSDAYKVFAITFDGIMKIDGNPIYLILIVLANEKRADSGQVFSYLYTRLKQLSNVQLQNVDTYETLIKYLK; this is encoded by the coding sequence ATGTTGAATTCACGAGAATTAAGAATTATTTTATTACTACAAGAGCATGATTTATCTGGTGAGGACTTGGCAGCACTCTTAGAGACATCACGTCGAACGGTTGTACGAGATATTGCTAGAATTAATGGTTTACTTCGTAGTGAAAGTATTGGCTCGATTGAAAGTGTAAAAAAATATCATCTTCTTGTTTTAAATAGGGCAAATCTAAATCGATTACTGACACAGTCCAACCATGAGAGTGTGTTAGTATTGCTAAATCTTCTAGTGTCTCCTAATATTACGATGGGCGAACTTATTGAGCGAACATTCATGTCGCGACAAAGTATTATGAACTGTATTGAGAAGATAAATCGGCAATATGCAAAGATATTAAAAATCAGATTACGGCCACGAATAGGAATTTCTGTAAGCGTCAATCATATTTCAAAGATTGACATACTAGCGGCTTTGATTTCAGACGATCATCAATTAGTAGAAAAAAGGTTTAAATTAATTAATCAGTCAGAGGATCTTGCTAGGATAAGGATGATTGTTAAACAACAAATACCGGAAAAAATGTTTGATTATTTAACTGATTCACAACTAAGTGCCCAAATTATGGCTTGTACACTAATTAGTAAAGATAATACTGTGATAATGAAAAGCACGCTTTATAAAGTATTGCTCAAAAGCGGTGTCCCGCACTTGCAGTCAGCCACACTGGCAGTGTTTTTTGATGCTAAGAAGCAATTGCTTAATCATATGACAATTCGTCAAGTGCAGTTGGCAGTTAGAGCGACCAGATCTCGTTATACACTTGCAGCGTTTAATCATTCCTTTGTTAATGAGATTTTTAAACATCTTTGTCGTAGCGCAATGTTTCCAACGATTGCACCTGCCTCTTTGTCAGAACAGATTAGTTATTTGAAAGTTCAAAATCCGTTTGCTTTTGACTTTGCGTTTGATCTATCAAAAAAGTTGCAACAGTGTTTTGAAAGCGTTCAGATTGATGATGAATATATTGCGTTGTATGTTTTACATGCGATTGAATCGCCAACTGCGAGAAATGTACGTACATTAATGTATGCAACACAACAATCTGTAGCAAATATCAATAAAATGATTATTACCCAGAAAATTTCCAATATTGATATTGAGATGGTATTTTCAAAGGAACAGTTAGAATCACGTCTAAATTATATCAATTATAATTTAGTTATTGGCAATGGCGTTCATCCTAACGACTTACAATTGCCAATTAATTTTGATAGTACATTCAATGGTGTCATTAGTCTCGATGAGCTTGAGCATCTTAAAAGCCTGAGTAGTGAAAGTTATATTCAGAAAAACTTGTCTAGCTTTTTGCCTAAAAGTCATTTTTATCATGCTCCTACTAAATATATAAACGTTAACCAAACATTGAAAGCCGGGTTAACGAACTTTGCAGAACAGGGACTGTTGACCAATGATCAGAGTAAGGCCTTGCTGGCACGAGAGGCGGCCGGAAATCAATTAGTATTAAACCATGTTTCGTTGCCGCACGCCTCCACGGAATTGAGTGATGCATATAAAGTCTTTGCGATTACTTTTGATGGAATAATGAAAATTGATGGTAACCCCATTTACTTAATTCTAATAGTACTTGCTAACGAAAAACGTGCAGATAGTGGGCAGGTATTCAGTTATTTATACACTAGGCTTAAACAGCTCAGTAATGTGCAGCTACAAAATGTTGATACGTATGAAACGTTAATTAAATATTTGAAGTAG
- the murQ gene encoding N-acetylmuramic acid 6-phosphate etherase translates to MNLEKLTTETRNQKTMALDMLSVKEMLELMNQEDQRVPVAVSKELPQIECAVDKIVANFKAGGRLIYMGAGTSGRLGVLDAAECVPTFGTSPEMVQGLIAGGMSAMTVAVEGAEDSIELGQQDLVDLHLTSHDTVVGVAASGRTPYVIGGLDYACEVGATTVSIACNADASISQHAQIPIEVEVGPEILTGSTRLKSGTAQKLVLNMLSTASMVGIGKVYKNLMVDVKPTNEKLVERAKRIIVQATDCSDETAVKVFMTADQNVKLAIVMVLTNMSKAEASVRLDHANGFVRQAVN, encoded by the coding sequence ATGAATTTGGAAAAGTTAACGACTGAAACACGTAATCAAAAAACGATGGCACTGGATATGTTATCGGTTAAAGAAATGCTGGAATTAATGAATCAGGAGGATCAACGAGTACCAGTGGCTGTGTCTAAAGAATTGCCACAAATTGAATGTGCTGTTGATAAAATTGTAGCTAATTTTAAAGCTGGCGGTCGATTAATTTATATGGGAGCGGGGACTAGTGGCCGATTGGGTGTTCTAGATGCCGCTGAATGCGTACCAACATTTGGCACTAGCCCAGAAATGGTACAGGGGCTTATTGCTGGTGGAATGTCAGCAATGACGGTGGCTGTTGAAGGTGCCGAAGATTCAATTGAGCTGGGACAGCAAGACCTGGTTGATCTTCACTTAACGTCCCATGATACTGTTGTTGGGGTTGCAGCAAGCGGTCGAACACCCTACGTGATTGGTGGATTAGATTATGCATGCGAAGTAGGTGCAACAACTGTAAGTATTGCTTGTAACGCTGATGCTAGTATTAGTCAGCATGCTCAAATTCCGATTGAAGTTGAAGTTGGACCGGAAATATTAACAGGCTCAACGCGGTTGAAATCAGGTACGGCACAAAAATTAGTTTTGAACATGTTATCGACTGCATCAATGGTCGGAATCGGTAAGGTCTATAAGAACTTGATGGTTGACGTCAAACCAACGAATGAAAAGTTGGTAGAACGTGCTAAAAGAATTATCGTTCAAGCTACGGACTGTTCGGATGAGACAGCGGTGAAAGTCTTTATGACTGCTGATCAGAACGTTAAGTTGGCCATTGTAATGGTTTTGACCAATATGAGCAAAGCTGAAGCTAGTGTTCGATTAGATCATGCCAACGGTTTTGTAAGACAAGCAGTTAATTAA
- a CDS encoding PRD domain-containing protein: MRIKKVFNNNVLLAEKNGREVVLIGKGIGFKKHTGDDVEQQQITKIYTPEGDNWISNFQSLMADIEPEYFEVASQIIELAEQQLQTTFNVYLLISLTDHIHFAVYRHHHQMDIHNEILWETKRIYHREFQVGMQALALIKKHFDMTLLEDEAGFIAMKFVENSMADSNTDQTLAMTKLINDILNIVKYQLSLTMPDESVSLQRFLVHLRFFAERLTLKRPDQSQGADDDFLFEHLSKQYPRAFACVQKIAVFVKKSTEQTVSVNERIYLIMHIQRMLNENQ, from the coding sequence ATGCGAATCAAAAAGGTTTTTAATAATAACGTCCTATTGGCTGAAAAAAATGGACGGGAAGTTGTCTTAATTGGTAAAGGAATCGGGTTCAAAAAGCATACTGGTGACGATGTTGAGCAACAACAGATTACTAAGATTTATACGCCAGAAGGAGATAATTGGATTAGTAATTTCCAAAGCTTGATGGCAGATATTGAACCGGAATATTTTGAAGTTGCTTCGCAAATTATTGAGTTGGCAGAACAACAATTGCAAACGACTTTTAATGTTTATTTGTTGATTTCATTGACTGACCATATTCACTTTGCTGTCTATCGGCACCACCATCAGATGGATATTCATAATGAAATCTTGTGGGAAACTAAGCGAATTTATCACCGTGAGTTTCAAGTCGGTATGCAAGCATTGGCACTGATTAAAAAGCATTTTGATATGACGTTGTTGGAAGATGAAGCTGGATTTATTGCAATGAAGTTTGTTGAGAATAGTATGGCTGACTCTAACACTGATCAAACACTTGCAATGACTAAGTTGATTAATGATATTTTGAATATTGTTAAGTATCAGCTGTCATTAACGATGCCAGATGAGAGTGTTAGTTTGCAACGATTTTTAGTTCATCTACGCTTTTTTGCGGAGCGTTTAACGCTGAAACGACCTGATCAATCCCAAGGGGCAGATGATGATTTCTTATTTGAACATTTATCTAAGCAATACCCCCGAGCCTTTGCCTGTGTCCAAAAAATCGCTGTTTTTGTGAAGAAGTCGACGGAACAGACTGTTTCGGTGAATGAGCGTATTTACTTAATCATGCACATTCAGCGGATGTTGAACGAGAATCAATAA
- a CDS encoding MalY/PatB family protein: protein MQYDFNKVINRRGTYSTQWDYIQDRFGRSDILPFSISDTDFPVPVGVQEALEQRIKHPIYGYTRWNNEDYKNSIINWFSSQNQVTINPDWILYSPSVVFSIATFIRMKSAVGESVAVFTPMYDAFYHVIEDNQRVLAPVRLGSAQQDYSIDWDTLKAVLKQTATKILLLTNPHNPTGKVFSDDELKHIVALCQQYNVFIISDDIHKDIVYQKAAYTPVTEFTTKNVVLCCSATKTFNTPGLIGAYLFEPEAELREMFLCELKQKNALSSASILGIESQMAAYNTGSDYLVQLITYLQNNFDYLSTFLKSQLPEIRFKQPEATYLAWMDVSQLGLTAEKLQDKLVNTGRVGIMSGTTYGDSHYLRMNIACPISKLQEGLKRMEYGIRS from the coding sequence ATGCAATATGATTTTAATAAGGTTATAAATCGTAGAGGGACATACAGTACTCAGTGGGATTATATTCAAGATCGCTTTGGTCGTTCTGACATTCTACCATTTTCAATTTCAGATACTGACTTTCCGGTTCCCGTTGGCGTCCAAGAGGCGCTTGAACAGCGTATTAAACATCCTATTTATGGTTATACACGCTGGAATAATGAGGATTACAAAAATAGTATTATTAATTGGTTTAGCTCTCAAAATCAAGTTACTATAAACCCAGATTGGATTTTATATAGTCCCAGTGTTGTTTTTTCAATTGCCACCTTTATTCGAATGAAGTCAGCCGTTGGAGAAAGTGTAGCGGTCTTCACTCCTATGTATGACGCCTTTTATCATGTGATTGAGGATAATCAGCGGGTGTTAGCGCCGGTCAGACTGGGCAGTGCACAACAAGACTATAGTATCGATTGGGATACTTTGAAAGCTGTTTTAAAGCAAACAGCAACAAAAATTTTACTTTTGACTAATCCACATAATCCTACCGGGAAGGTCTTTTCAGATGATGAATTGAAGCATATAGTTGCACTATGTCAACAATATAATGTCTTTATAATTTCAGATGATATTCATAAGGACATTGTGTATCAAAAGGCAGCATATACGCCTGTAACCGAATTTACAACTAAGAATGTGGTCCTATGTTGTTCAGCTACTAAAACTTTTAATACCCCTGGGTTGATTGGCGCATATTTATTTGAGCCTGAGGCTGAACTACGTGAGATGTTTTTATGTGAATTAAAGCAAAAAAATGCTTTATCATCAGCTAGCATCCTTGGAATTGAATCTCAGATGGCTGCTTATAATACTGGAAGTGACTATTTAGTACAACTCATAACGTATTTGCAAAATAACTTTGATTATCTATCTACTTTCTTAAAAAGTCAGTTACCAGAGATTAGATTTAAGCAGCCTGAAGCGACTTATTTGGCTTGGATGGATGTCTCGCAATTGGGTCTAACGGCTGAAAAACTACAAGATAAACTTGTTAATACGGGTCGAGTTGGGATCATGTCGGGGACAACATATGGTGACAGTCATTATTTACGTATGAATATTGCTTGTCCTATTTCTAAATTGCAGGAAGGACTGAAAAGAATGGAGTACGGGATCCGTTCGTAA
- a CDS encoding beta-glucoside-specific PTS transporter subunit IIABC, protein MDYSELAQSILTNIGGKDNISKAWHCATRLRFNLKSTDKANTEAIENLDGVITVVQSAGQYQVVIGNAVAQVFAVLADLAGLANPDTAADAATTTEDTGEKQNIINRFIAFISGIFTPFLGALAGAGILKGLLALAVAFNLMSTTSGAYKIWYSAGDAIFYFLPVFLAFTAAKQLKVNQFVAVSLGAALLYPTLVTVMTNSTTLHFFGIPVVPTTYTSTVIPILLAVWVLSYLEPVLDKLFPAAIRNIFTPLFSLIIMVPLTLLVVGPIGGLIGNGLASGVMAIYNFMPIGAGVIMGAFWQVFVIFGVHWTFVPLMMNNIAKMGYDPLLPILSAAVLSQAGAALAVFLKSRDQKMKALAGSSFVTALFGITEPTIYGVTLKLKRPFYCAVVGGALGGAIIGAAGTHASSFTLPSLLAVPTFLGHGFMGEVIGLIVAFLGGAILTYFFGFARQQQADHSVVSDQSDNTVMAPVEGTIIPLTSVHDEVFASEAMGKGLAIVPNKGTVTAPVDGTITAVYPTGHAIGITANSGAEILIHIGINTVQLNGQYFETMVKQNQVVKRGDLLTKFDVDKIKTAGYDTTVMVIITNTADYQMVKPTDATEASDNWILELQPKEIMEGAPANV, encoded by the coding sequence ATGGATTATTCAGAATTAGCACAATCAATTCTTACCAATATTGGTGGAAAAGATAATATTAGCAAAGCATGGCACTGTGCGACCAGACTACGTTTCAACTTAAAGTCAACGGACAAAGCGAATACTGAGGCGATTGAAAACTTAGATGGTGTCATTACGGTTGTTCAAAGCGCGGGCCAGTATCAAGTTGTTATTGGTAATGCTGTGGCGCAGGTCTTTGCCGTTTTAGCAGATTTAGCAGGATTAGCAAATCCTGATACGGCGGCTGATGCAGCTACTACAACGGAAGATACGGGTGAAAAGCAAAACATCATTAATCGGTTTATTGCTTTTATCTCCGGAATCTTTACGCCGTTTTTAGGTGCTTTGGCTGGTGCTGGTATTTTGAAAGGGTTGCTAGCTTTAGCGGTTGCTTTTAATTTGATGTCAACGACTAGTGGGGCTTATAAGATTTGGTATTCTGCTGGTGATGCTATTTTTTACTTTTTACCTGTTTTTCTAGCATTTACTGCTGCTAAGCAGTTGAAGGTTAACCAATTTGTAGCGGTGTCACTTGGTGCAGCTCTGCTATACCCAACTTTAGTAACTGTTATGACGAATTCAACAACACTACATTTCTTTGGTATTCCGGTGGTTCCAACAACATACACGTCAACGGTTATCCCAATTCTGCTGGCAGTTTGGGTATTGTCGTATTTAGAGCCAGTACTGGACAAGCTATTTCCAGCGGCAATTCGGAATATTTTCACGCCCCTCTTTTCATTAATTATCATGGTGCCATTGACGCTGTTAGTTGTCGGCCCAATTGGGGGACTCATTGGTAATGGATTAGCAAGTGGTGTTATGGCAATTTATAACTTCATGCCAATTGGTGCTGGTGTTATCATGGGTGCCTTCTGGCAAGTCTTTGTTATCTTTGGTGTACATTGGACGTTCGTACCGTTGATGATGAATAATATTGCTAAGATGGGTTATGACCCGTTGTTACCAATTCTTAGTGCGGCCGTATTATCACAGGCTGGTGCTGCGTTAGCTGTTTTTTTGAAGTCACGAGATCAAAAAATGAAAGCATTAGCAGGGTCTTCTTTTGTCACAGCATTGTTTGGAATTACCGAACCGACGATTTACGGGGTAACGCTTAAGTTAAAACGACCATTCTATTGTGCCGTTGTGGGTGGTGCCCTTGGTGGTGCAATTATTGGCGCCGCTGGTACGCACGCTAGCTCATTTACACTCCCTAGCTTATTAGCGGTACCAACTTTTCTAGGACATGGGTTTATGGGTGAAGTCATTGGATTGATTGTAGCATTCTTAGGTGGTGCGATCTTAACGTACTTCTTTGGATTCGCTCGTCAACAGCAGGCTGATCACTCAGTAGTAAGTGATCAAAGTGATAACACAGTAATGGCTCCGGTTGAAGGGACAATTATTCCATTGACTAGTGTTCATGACGAAGTATTTGCGTCTGAAGCAATGGGCAAAGGATTAGCCATTGTTCCAAATAAAGGGACGGTCACAGCGCCCGTTGATGGGACAATTACGGCAGTATATCCCACTGGTCATGCGATTGGAATTACGGCCAATAGTGGTGCTGAAATTCTGATTCACATTGGTATTAATACGGTTCAATTAAATGGTCAATACTTCGAAACAATGGTTAAGCAAAACCAAGTAGTCAAACGTGGTGATTTATTAACTAAATTTGATGTGGATAAGATCAAAACGGCTGGTTACGATACAACTGTCATGGTCATTATTACGAATACGGCTGACTATCAAATGGTCAAGCCAACTGATGCGACGGAGGCTAGTGATAATTGGATTTTAGAATTACAACCTAAGGAGATCATGGAAGGAGCACCAGCTAATGTATAA
- a CDS encoding MurR/RpiR family transcriptional regulator, with product MTSVLFTIHNRLENFSKAEQKIGRYILDHTNAVIKMSTAELAAATGVSTATVARFGKTLIPDGGYPALKLRLSAESTVDQTLYDEINPKDSLDAIKSKLALRITHTIDETNRSLDDAALQAASQLIADKASVYVYGLGASNVVATDFEQKFIRIGKAVIHSQDPHLLAVGMTTQRQNVVLLLISNSGEKSESIRLANLAHSINIPVIVLSRNATSTLGKLADIILINDDSEENQTARAAATTSLMAQLYVVDLLYYTFITNDYE from the coding sequence ATGACGAGTGTCTTATTTACGATTCATAATAGACTAGAGAATTTTTCAAAAGCTGAACAAAAGATTGGCCGTTATATTTTAGACCATACTAATGCGGTGATTAAAATGAGTACCGCTGAATTAGCTGCAGCCACGGGCGTCAGCACAGCTACGGTGGCGCGATTTGGGAAGACACTTATCCCAGACGGTGGGTATCCGGCGTTGAAACTACGGTTGTCAGCTGAAAGCACCGTTGATCAAACGTTATATGATGAAATTAACCCCAAAGATAGCTTGGATGCTATTAAATCTAAACTAGCATTGCGAATCACACATACGATTGATGAAACTAATCGTTCATTGGATGATGCAGCCTTACAAGCAGCTAGTCAATTAATTGCTGACAAAGCAAGTGTTTATGTTTATGGGTTAGGCGCCTCCAATGTAGTGGCAACAGATTTTGAACAAAAGTTCATTCGTATTGGAAAAGCTGTTATTCATTCACAGGATCCGCATTTGTTAGCGGTAGGTATGACAACGCAACGACAAAATGTTGTGTTGTTACTAATTTCTAATTCTGGTGAAAAATCAGAAAGTATTCGTCTGGCTAACTTGGCACATTCAATTAATATCCCTGTGATTGTGCTGAGTAGAAATGCAACCAGTACACTAGGTAAGTTAGCAGATATAATCTTAATAAATGATGACAGCGAAGAAAATCAAACAGCACGCGCTGCTGCTACTACATCTTTAATGGCTCAATTATATGTTGTGGATTTACTTTATTATACTTTTATTACGAATGATTATGAATGA